The following coding sequences lie in one Kamptonema formosum PCC 6407 genomic window:
- a CDS encoding zinc metalloprotease HtpX, giving the protein MNQVKTVALLGLLSGLLVTVSYWVIGGSGGALIGIALAAVMNLGSWFYSDRIALAAYGAQPVTPNQAPGLYSIVENLSQRASLPMPAVYIIPSPAANAFATGRDPEHAAVAVTEGIMNMLPDDELEAVLAHELSHINNRDTLTQAVAATVAGAISLLAQMASYSMWFGGSRDDDNGRNPLGLLLSIILAPVAASVIQLAISRTREFSADAGAAKLTGNPRALARALQRLESSARQMPLDGNPAFEPLLIINSFSGDWLKNLFSTHPSTEARIENLLKLEQQL; this is encoded by the coding sequence ATGAACCAAGTAAAAACTGTTGCATTGTTAGGCCTATTAAGCGGTCTTTTAGTTACCGTTAGCTATTGGGTAATTGGAGGCAGTGGTGGCGCTCTGATCGGTATTGCCTTAGCTGCCGTGATGAATTTGGGTTCTTGGTTTTACTCCGATCGAATTGCTTTAGCAGCTTACGGAGCTCAACCAGTAACTCCTAATCAAGCGCCGGGACTTTATAGCATAGTAGAAAATTTGTCACAGCGTGCGAGTTTGCCTATGCCGGCAGTTTACATTATTCCTAGTCCGGCGGCTAATGCTTTCGCCACTGGTCGTGACCCAGAACACGCTGCGGTTGCTGTTACTGAAGGCATTATGAATATGTTGCCTGATGATGAACTTGAAGCCGTACTCGCGCACGAATTAAGCCACATTAATAATCGCGATACTCTCACCCAAGCTGTTGCGGCTACGGTTGCTGGTGCTATTTCTTTGTTAGCACAAATGGCGAGTTATAGTATGTGGTTTGGGGGTTCGCGAGATGATGACAATGGTCGCAATCCTTTGGGGTTGTTGTTGAGTATTATTTTGGCCCCTGTAGCAGCATCGGTGATTCAGTTGGCAATTTCACGCACGCGGGAATTTTCTGCTGATGCGGGTGCGGCTAAGTTAACTGGAAATCCCCGTGCTTTGGCCCGTGCTTTACAACGTTTAGAAAGCAGCGCAAGGCAGATGCCGTTGGATGGTAATCCCGCTTTTGAACCGCTTTTGATCATCAATTCTTTCTCTGGTGATTGGTTGAAAAATCTATTCTCTACTCACCCTTCAACAGAAGCACGGATTGAGAATTTGTTGAAGCTAGAGCAACAATTGTAG